Below is a window of Brachyspira hampsonii DNA.
ACAATGGACTTGAAGACAGAGAAAAAATATATAAAAATATACTGCAGGTTTTAGTTTAATGGATTTATATACTTTTATTTCAATAATAGCTGGTTTAATATCTTTTATTATTTTACTAAGATTTTTATATTATATTTTTGGAAATCTAAAAGAAAAAATGAAAGATATTAATATTGAAGCTAAACATAAAGATGGACATCAATTTAATATTAATTCCAATTTTGATAATAATGTAAAAGAAGTAAAGAAAGAAATATTAAATAGTGATTCTATAAATGAAGAGAAACTTCTTAATAATCTTAATATAAAAGTTCCTACTCAAAAAGAATATGATTATAAAGAAGCGATAAAGAAATATAAAGCTGAAATATATAATTTGAAAAATAAATATATTAATAAAACAATATATATAGCATTCTTATATATTGTACTAAATTGGGAGACATATACACGTAAGATTTTTAGAAAAGTAATTTTTAAAAATGGTATTGGAAAGTATGAAGGACAAAAATATTCTGATTATAAGCAAGAATATATTAATAATATTGTACTTACTTTTAATCAATTATTACAGAGAAGTGAAATCAAAAGTCTTAAAAATAAAGAGCTTAAAATAATACTTGATACTAATATGCTCTTATTTAATGCTGAACTTAATAGAATATTTGATGATATCAAAAATAGACATATAGATGCTGAAAAAAATAGAATAAAAGTAACTACTCTATCAATAGATAATTATAAAAATAATAAAGAATTAATTGAAAATGATTTAAAAAGTATAAATGATTTTAATGAGACATTACGTGAAATTGAAGACAGTATATTAAATAAAGATATTAAAGAGTTAAAAGAGTTTATCTTAGGTAATTTTTTAAGTATGTTAAAAAATAATTTTAAATAGGGTGTTATATGAGTTTTATAGAAAAGCATAATGCCAATAAAAAATTAAGTATCTATACAAGCATAGTTACTTTTATTTTAGGGGTTGTTTGGGTTAGTGTTAATCTTATCTGGAGAGGTAGAACAGTTGCTAAAGAAGAAGCTATTGCTGTTGTAATAATTTTCCTTGGTCTTAATGCAGTTAGTTTTGGAAGTGATTTAAGAGGTTTTTTGAAGATATTAAGAAATAACAATACTAATGATGATAAAAAAAATAATAATGAAAAGGAGTAAGCAGTGATTCCAATAATAACGGGCTTTTTGTCCAAAATAAACAAAAAAATCATTATAGCAGTCATAATGGTTTTAATAGTTTCTATTTTTATAGTATTAATAGCTGCTAAAGACAGTGAAATACATAAAAAAGAAAAAGAGATTGCACAGTATCAGGAAGATATTAAGGGATTGGAGCTTAATAATCAAACGCTTCAAAATGAGATACTTTTTATTAAAGAAAATGAGAAGTTTCAAAATAGTTTTAGTAATTCTAGTATTATGATTAAAAATATAGATGAAGAATTGCTGACAAGGACAGAGAATGAAACATTTAATAATATATCTAATAATTTTTATAAGTATTTTAATGATATTAACTTCATGCAGTACAAAAATAAAATATGTCAAAGTACCGCTTTCTACGCCTCCAGAAATATTTATTATAAAAGCTGTTACAAACAGACAAGATTTAATGAGAAGATACCAAGAAAGTATTATAAAAATTGGCGAATGGCAGCTTTGGTATAATGTGCAAGTTTCTAGTAATTACTATTTTTATAAATAAAATCTTAAAAGCAGGAGCTTTATTATGTCTTTAGAAAAACCTGAAAACTATAAAGAAGTGCCAGCCCTGCAGGATGGTGAAACTGTATTTGCTGAGGATCATAACCAGATATTAGCAAATATAGAGAAGTTAAAAGGCGGAAAACCTAATGAAGCTCCTGTATCTAATCTTAAAGAATTAAAAACTCTTTTAAATGATATATTAGCAGGGAAAACTCTTACAGCAGCACAAGTAACTTTTGATAATGAAGAAGCTAAATTAATATATAAAAAATATAATTTTCCAAAGTTCAAAACAAATATAAAGACTATTAACTTAGTATTGACTGATAAAAATGGAAGCAGCGAATATACAGCAGTTATAGAAAAAGAAGAAAATCATTATAGAATGAAATCTATAATCAATAATTTTACTGCAAATAAAATGGTATGCTTAATAATTAAAAGTATTAATGGAAATGAAGATTTATATTATAAATATAGTGTATTAGGACAATTCTTTGATATAAACAAAAATACAATATATGAATTAGATTCAGATGAATGCATAATATCTGATATGGATTGTCCATTTGTATTTAATTTGTCTGTTAATGCAAGTAATT
It encodes the following:
- a CDS encoding endonuclease gives rise to the protein MSFIEKHNANKKLSIYTSIVTFILGVVWVSVNLIWRGRTVAKEEAIAVVIIFLGLNAVSFGSDLRGFLKILRNNNTNDDKKNNNEKE